The following coding sequences are from one Equus caballus isolate H_3958 breed thoroughbred chromosome 27, TB-T2T, whole genome shotgun sequence window:
- the GOT1L1 gene encoding putative aspartate aminotransferase, cytoplasmic 2, whose protein sequence is MSTLSVFMDVPLAQKLEGSLLKTYKKDDCPNKMFLAYKVCMTKKGQPWVSSVVHKIRLQIAEDPSLNYEYIPVMGMKSFIQASLELLFGKHSQVIVENRGGGVHTVGDSGAFQLGAQFLKTWRRDSQVVYIISSQKEPHGLIFQDMGFTVYEYSFWDSTQLCLDPNMLLSVVEQAPRGCVFVIGNIGNCKLTPSQWAKFMATMKSKQIFPFFDIPYQGLSTGDLEEDTRFLEYFVSQGFEFFCSQSLSKNFGIYDEGVGILVVVALNNELLLCVLSQLMNFARALWLNPPTTGARIITSILCNPALQGEWKQSLKEVAENIMMIKEKVKEKLRLLGTPGSWDHITHQNGTHSYLGLSSQQVEYLVKKKHIYVPKNGRINFTCINAYNIDYITQSINEAVLFTMDSENLQKVNDSLE, encoded by the exons ATGTCCACCCTTTCAGTGTTCATGGATGTGCCCCTAGCCCAGAAGCTAGAAGGCAGCTTGTTAAAGACCTACAAAAAAGACGACTGCCCCAACAAGATGTTCCTGGCCTATAAAG TCTGCATGACCAAGAAGGGCCAACCCTGGGTTTCTTCCGTGGTGCACAAGATCCGACTACAGATCGCGGAGGATCCCTCCTTGAACTATGAGTACATACCGGTGATGGGCATGAAATCGTTCATCCAGGCCTCCTTGGAACTCCTCTTTGGAAAGCACAGCCAAGTCATCGTGGAGAACAGG GGAGGGGGTGTGCACACTGTTGGTGACAGTGGTGCCTTCCAACTTGGGGCCCAGTTCCTCAAAACTTGGCGTCGAGATTCTCAAGTAGTTTACATCATTTCTTCTCAAAAAG AACCGCACGGACttattttccaggacatgggcTTTACAGTTTATGAAtactccttctgggactccacgCAGCTGTGCCTAGACCCCAACATGCTCCTCAGTGTGGTGGAG CAGGCCCCACGTGGCTGTGTCTTTGTGATCGGGAACATTGGCAACTGCAAATTGACACCAAGTCAGTGGGCAAAGTTCATGGCCACCATGAAG AGCAAGCAGATATTCCCATTTTTTGACATTCCCTATCAAGGTTTATCCACGGGTGACCTGGAAGAAGATACTAGATTCTTAGAATATTTTGTGTCTCAAGGCTTTGAGTTCTTCTGCAGCCAGTCTCTGTCCAAGAATTTTGGCATTTACG ATGAAGGAGTAGGGATCCTAGTCGTGGTGGCACTCAACAACGAGCTTCTGCTGTGTGTCCTCTCCCAGCTGATGAACTTCGCCCGGGCCCTGTGGTTGAACCCTCCTACCACGGGTGCTCGCATTATCACCTCCATCCTCTGTAACCCTGCTTTGCAGGGAGAATG GAAGCAGAGTCTGAAAGAGGTTGCAGAGAACATCATGATGATCAAGGAAAAGGTGAAGGAGAAGCTCAGGCTCCTGGGGACTCCTGGCTCCTGGGATCACATCACCCACCAGAATGGGACCCATAGCTATCTTGGACTCAGCT CCCAACAAGTGGAATACCTGGTCAAGAAAAAGCATATTTACGTCCCCAAGAACGGTCGTATCAACTTCACCTGTATCAATGCCTATAACATAGATTACATCACTCAGAGCATCAATGAGGCTGTCCTCTTCACAATGGACTCAGAGAATCTTCAGAAAGTAAATGACTCCTTGGAATAA